A section of the Acidihalobacter prosperus genome encodes:
- a CDS encoding GTP-binding protein: protein MAKEKFERKKPHVNVGTIGHVDHGKTTLTAAL, encoded by the coding sequence GTGGCCAAGGAAAAGTTTGAACGCAAGAAGCCGCATGTAAACGTGGGAACGATCGGGCATGTGGATCATGGCAAGACGACGCTGACGGCGGCGTTG